DNA sequence from the Diorhabda sublineata isolate icDioSubl1.1 chromosome 6, icDioSubl1.1, whole genome shotgun sequence genome:
caattaaaaaacatttattattccTCCACTAATAAAATGATCTCCTTACTTATGTCGTCTTAGGCAATAATTGTGAATTACATCACagaatatgaaattattattatatctattatcGAGTTTGATTTTCAgaacttaaaataaaaactcataGTATACTTACCAACCTTAACATTGcacctaatttttttattaatttcaaaattaatttctgcAATTCGTTTATTGCTTGTAACAATATCATTTCTTCTAGATAATGTTATCAACATCAATTTGTTTGTGTGGACTCTTATACAAATATCTTCATTCTGTCCTAAATTATTGGAATGAAGAAAATATCTATTCTCATATTGTTTTTCattgaagaatttaaaattatttatactttcTTGAGTGATACTCTCCAAAATTGGAATGTTTAATTGCTcgattttgttttgtattaaaGTATTTGTGtcaatattgttttcattatcCATTATTAATTGTGTAGGTTTGGTATCTATATCGTCTTCACATTTAATGTTATCATCGAATATGTCTATATCTGTATGTAACTGAAAATTATTGTCCTCAAATTTTGTTGgtacattttcttcttctagttTAAAACAATGTTTCACCTCCATGAATTGAATGGTAGCAAATGTTATGCAAAACACAAAAAAGCTAACCttacttataaataaaagacGCACTAATTAAAAGgatcttttttcttcttcttttttacgcAATATTACATAGAATAAATTTATCCTTGACTTTCGTATGTATATGTATTAGTAGCCTCATAAACTTACTAACAATACAATACAACCCTTGATGTAGTTAGTATCAAAGAATTCTTCCACGAGGCATAGGACGGTCTACTTTTATTAATCCCACACAATCCAAATTTACTACGAAAGTGCTGTGATATTTTATGTACCTATCTCTGTTATCaatattgctaatttttgactTATGTTGGTGTACAGATTGACTTAAACCTTTTAATATaccttaatatatatatattcttcaaCAAACTTTATGTTCTTTGACTCACTTGTATTTAtagcaatattttgtttgttaaatcCCAAAATGATAGTATTACATCATTGTAATGATGATCAATCTGTTCAACtgaattaatgttttatttctttacatattacacttttcactttatttgttagaaaaattgtattttgtcAGTTTTCATTTAATAGTTATATTGTCTAATTTTCTTTGGTTTAGTTAGAAATGTATGtagatattattttgtaaataaacgaGTCCCAATTCTAAGATGCTTTTAATGGTGAATTCAGGAAACTGCGAAATCGGAACTGGATGGAAATAACAACAGTTTGTTTTTCTGCTTAGGGTATATTCTGTGAAAAACTACTtatacttctttttttttgaaacggTCTGCATATGATAGATAAGAAGTGTCCATTTTTGAAGAGAACTTAGATTTAAATGATACTTGTAGCTCTAATCAGGTAAACGAGAGGATTTTTTTCAGATAATCGACCTACCGATTTTAAGACAAGTCAACAAATACATGTGTCTTACATCGTTGCCAcatgatatttttgatatttagtaGGTAATACTagaatataaatactttttagtTGTAGATCTAATTTTATGTCATATTATCATCTTTTTGCTGTCATATAACGTGAATGTGTTACTGTTATAAGGTTCAATGTGAGTTGGTTCGGTGGCTAGATTTTAAcctttattgatataaaaacattaCCTTCTAAATTGTATAGTGAAATGGGAGAGGAATACATGAATGGGATGGATTAAAAATGTCAGTACGCTAAATAAAAGTAACGCTTTAGAATAAAGCTCACTCATCAgtattcattttattcaataatttccaagaatataaaataaaaatcaacaaattaaaaaGTATGTACGTAAAAAGTACATAAtgataaatttagaaaacaaaaatatttaaatattatcaactgtgaaaatttccaaaaatttatatcgtaaacaataactttttttatatctttttttgacatttctgaACAACATTATTACAAAAGTCTAACcgaaaaaacattgttttacaGTGTCTGTCCACGAAAATCTGTtgttacaattaaaaaaattataaaaatagcaaGTGTCCCATGGTAAACCTAAAAGATCTTTCTtgatatacaaaatttaaaaaaaaaattaaaatatatctacTTTTAGGGAATCATTGCACTGATGCAAATTTTAGTCCCTCATTCTGTCGCTGATTTGATACACTGACTTATACATTCAAGTAATGCATTAGAGTCTATCGGCTACAATCACTAGAAAGTAACGTTTTAGATAATTTCATCTTTCATCTGCAGGTACTTTGGGGAATAGTATCATCCAAAAGTATGATTTCCAATAAAAGCTTATCACTGGattaaatatacatattttttatttataacttcgCTAACGAAATAAAACTTGTCAGCATAATACCAAAAAGATATTTATACTTAAAAACTTCTTTACAGATCTCTGGAACCATGAAGTTACTactctaaatatataaaaaaaaacatgtaggttacattttatatcaatatttctctataagaaaactgttttaattgTAGTTGCTGTGTGTACTCCCAGTAgattaaaactagaaaaatgaaatattgttactaagttggaatttctagaattgttgtaatattcatactgaacagcACACTGTTTAGGtaaacacttacaattacactgtttaacGCGCTGAACTGTTTACCTGTACAGATGAGGATAGAACATTTAAGGTGATATGAGGAActgaaataaactaaaaaaagagGCAGATCCAGGaggaaatataatatataaataacaaacaatCAGAAAAAAAGAGGACTGAACTGGAAACGgattaaacatgaaaaaaatgatagaaCCAAATAAAACGGAAATATTACTTCTACCACTATATTAGGAGATGTTGAGGATAAGTAAATgagtataaaaagaaatatcgATATGTTAACATTCAGATTAAACTATATAATTTcacgtaaaaaaatataaaaataaataaaaaagctgTACATTATGATTATAGAATTTGAATTCAGTGTTATAAAATTGACACATTTCTGATTAAATCTGGGATACCACAGCATTGAGTGggtcttttttttatttattatatatatcaGATCTCCCCACGACAGAAAATAATGTAACAGGAACGTTGGCGGATGATACTGTCATTTTATCAAGTCATGAAGATCCAACTCACCTTTAACACCACTTAAACCTCTTAGAAGATTGGACGAGAAagtggaaaatataaataaatctgtacaaaaaatattcagtttgaAAATGACCTAATGTCCATTATTCACTATAAATAAGGTAAAAAATACTAGAAACTCATTCAGTCcgttattatattatatattggtTATTAggaataaaatgtaaattaacTATGGGCAacaagattttaatttataagaatGTGATAAAAATCATACTGACTTATGGTATAGAACTTTGCGGTACTTTTTTTGAAGGGGTTGACATGATATCTCGAGGTCTAACCGACCGACTCCACTGTAATTTGGTGGAAATCTTTTGTATATATCTCTGTCGCGTCTGCcttggattttaaaaaaatatttaaaaatatttttaaaaacagcggaaaaatgaaaaaactgatatttcatATCGAGGCCATTTTTTTGACTAAGGTCAACGCGATATcgatatattaaaaatttttcaaattttttagttttacatcactacaagggctggaatcatGTCTACCAGGGTGCACCGTTTTTTATTATCCCCCACTTTACTGGCctgtaatttattaaaattctgattttttggATAGTAAAAATGTTAcgttagtttcaaaaatatctaaaatttaaaCTTCTAGACCAGAATACCCCCTTAATTTGGCattaaatttcaactttttgtaTATAGAATTTCAAGATATAAGATTACgagattcatatatctcaatttttattatgagCACGTGATATTTGTACCAAATTCTGGTTtagaatattcaatttatacCAGAATTGAATTGATAACATTATCAACCAGCCAATCGCGGATTCGAAAATTCGATTCTGCTTGATAATTTATATGTTAATTTAACTCTGCGTTCATTTTGAGACATCctatttataaataacagtttctACTATTTCCTTCCTGTTTCTAATAACATGGGATGCATTGTATAaccaattttgataaatgtaATAAGTAATCGACATACAGCCAAATATTTCTACATTTAATACTGGTACATGCaagactttttttttaaaaccaatagcatattgtgataacaaacgtgaaattttgaaattcccCGAATAGATATTTTCAGACAAGAAAACtattatagaagaaaatttcCATTGAATTCCTTCTATTTCTTTTTGGTGTAAATGGTACACCTgattacaaatgaaaaatttgagcaATTTCTAATATATACTGTGATTTCATCACCAATCTAATTGTACAGGGCGACCTGAgtcaacatatataaaaaaactgcagatattttctttaaaatttatatacggAAGTTTTTAGAAGTATTCGTATCCGTTGTTTATGACTTATAGAAGTGGACTCTACCATCACATTTATTGAACTGAACAATCTGTTCTTTATTACTATatataaattgtgataaatCACAACGTAAGTTgaatggaaacattttttttagaaaatcagATCATAAATTACTGGAATTTGATAATTTAGCCCAAGTttcatgaattaaaaaaattatactccAACAATTGGTACTGATGTTAGTTAGCTCAATATTTGTGTAACTCTATTGAGATGGTAATGCAATACAATTGGattcaatgataaaattagGGAGAGTcctatatttaaaatgaaatattttggtaGAAACATTTTCGCATGATTAAAAGATTaagcaaatattttaatcaaaagaagccccaaaaaatagttttcgatATACATTTTGATTCTGCTCATAATATTACACCCCATATGTCCAATACACTCCACTTGAAGTCAGATGGTAGTGCattagttatatttttacaCCATTACAGGTTAAGAAActcaaataaaattgttcataaaaaacataacatactttatatatatatattgatatatttgtcGTTTTATGACTCTTAAGTATAGTCCAGTTATTTCAgaaataaccatttttgttttatttacagaTTTTCAGCAGACACTGCTCGTAATTTACATTTtggaacaattaaaaaaaacttcctaAAGAGAGaaaatactattattaaacACCTCTGACATATAGATGATGACTCTACTTTATTCCATATCTCTATGGGTATCGACTTTTAGTTAAAGCACAGTAAGATCgctgatgtttttttttattataaggaGTTTTATTCCGTCTCAAACTTAATTTGATCGAGTCTAGGTCTTTTGATTTCAATCTCACCGTCCAAATTCTCGCCAGAACTCGAAGGGCTTTCGACGCTCTGTTCGTCAATGTGCCTTTTAAAATCCAGACCTGCATTGCTGTAACTCCCAGTGCTGAAACATTAAGAATGTACATTTAGTACAATGAAATCGAATACTTTCAATAAACactgtttttccaaattttgaaatgaattacatattttaagttcaaatatagatatccagaattatttaaatattcaaaaacaaaaagtaacTGCATGAACTTTTTTCCAGAACTGTATAATAAGGGAGACTTAACCTTTTAAAAAGTGCATTGAGAcccttttttatcaaataatctGTCAGTTTTGGTTACAGACATTAGGACAATTAGTATCTTGTTAACATATTAATACAAGGTAGTTTCGAAGAGTAATTGAGGGTTATTACTACAtagaagaattttatatttgtattaattcatattttcgatttatttgtGTATATTATGAAGTATCTTCATTTTTAGGTATGTGACCAGTTGTAGAAGTGAATGTACATCATTCTTAACCGCCTTGTATGATCGATTATTCGtacttttttaaaactatacactgagattaaaaaaaaaaataaaaaaaccaaggAGATCAGCAGTATTTTTCATTTACGAAGAGAATAAAACAGGAttgtgtaaaaaataattaaattacatGAATAGATAGTTTTATGACCCATAGGGGGAATTTAAAGACCTAGGTAAATATCGTGTATTAAAAACCAAAACCAATATATACATAATACTGAAGATACTACAAAAACCTTCTACATAACTTAAAAGCAAAAAAAGTATTCTTTCATAATCTATTATACACTAATTATTGAAGTAGTTACAATATGGGTGATTTCCACTAATTTTCTGATGACTTGTTATAGCATAATCCAAAGAACACTTTTGGATAAGTTAAAATATCTCTTCTTTTGATTTGCTAAAAGTTAATTGAAGATATCAGTCCTCAAAGTACcaaattgattaaataaaaattaagtcgATGAAACAACTAATGATTGAGTTTAAgtcaacattaaaaaaaatcagatatcAGTCTACAACGTTTTCCGATGTCTAACCATCATCTTGCTATAGGCCTTCCGTTAGTTCTTTCTTCTACATTTCCTTATCTATTCCCTCCATCCAGCTTCTTTGTAATCTTCCTCTTCTCCTTTTTTCTTGCGGTGTCCACTTTATGACCTGTTTAGGTATTTTGTTCT
Encoded proteins:
- the LOC130445220 gene encoding protein Abitram, whose product is MEVKHCFKLEEENVPTKFEDNNFQLHTDIDIFDDNIKCEDDIDTKPTQLIMDNENNIDTNTLIQNKIEQLNIPILESITQESINNFKFFNEKQYENRYFLHSNNLGQNEDICIRVHTNKLMLITLSRRNDIVTSNKRIAEINFEINKKIRCNVKVVGKKKNGAKLLRPDTIMCRVRLEGEKQLRNIRCGVTAYLVEINGAVIKDPNLLIKDPKSYGYLAIMMPKVHQSENDSWNTHLISEEEYSNLISK